A single Spiroplasma floricola 23-6 DNA region contains:
- a CDS encoding lipoprotein, giving the protein MKKMLTILTGLSIIVTPATQIVSCNIATNNTYKTASDIAKFWNFKYFNTISVDYTSSQTNAQQYNVDTSNIETNIKELIAHNFRNQEEVNKLLGIKQTEGEINNDITFTYYSAPKVKISNLSEYLETEFKDVKEPKKVEIYFTYKLKDYEDKNYLKLNITNVPKMKKEVFSTYLFLEKFNNQNNIDIENSFIADLRKIAEKQNDKKITANLLEKNKKTTLNFIKGMLTSLEKITKIKLSDDLQYVKNENLHDPKVEWRRVTPEEQLFRLLFEKNSDSITDFVTFINELCDKDKNSSTAFSKWLGLPQIKNSNKDRAFQII; this is encoded by the coding sequence ATGAAAAAAATGCTTACAATTTTAACTGGTTTATCAATTATTGTTACTCCAGCTACTCAAATAGTGAGTTGTAATATAGCAACAAACAATACGTATAAAACAGCTTCAGATATAGCTAAGTTTTGAAATTTTAAATATTTCAATACAATAAGTGTTGATTATACTTCTAGTCAAACAAATGCACAGCAATATAATGTTGACACTAGCAATATTGAAACAAATATAAAAGAACTTATCGCTCATAATTTTAGAAATCAAGAAGAGGTAAATAAACTTCTTGGAATAAAACAAACAGAGGGAGAAATAAATAATGATATAACATTTACTTATTATTCAGCTCCTAAAGTTAAAATCTCTAATTTAAGTGAGTATTTAGAAACTGAGTTTAAAGATGTAAAAGAGCCAAAAAAGGTAGAAATTTACTTTACATATAAGTTAAAAGATTATGAAGATAAAAATTATTTAAAATTAAATATAACAAATGTACCAAAAATGAAAAAGGAAGTATTTTCAACTTACTTATTCTTAGAAAAATTTAATAATCAAAATAATATAGATATTGAAAATTCTTTTATTGCAGATTTAAGAAAAATTGCAGAAAAGCAAAACGATAAAAAAATTACTGCTAATTTATTGGAAAAGAATAAAAAAACTACATTAAACTTTATCAAAGGTATGTTAACTTCTCTTGAAAAAATAACAAAAATTAAACTTTCAGATGACTTACAATATGTAAAAAATGAAAATCTTCATGATCCAAAAGTGGAATGAAGAAGAGTAACTCCTGAAGAACAATTATTTAGATTATTATTTGAAAAAAATAGTGATTCTATAACTGATTTTGTAACTTTTATAAATGAACTGTGTGATAAAGATAAAAATAGTTCTACTGCATTTAGTAAATGATTAGGTTTACCTCAAATCAAAAATTCTAATAAAGATAGAGCATTTCAAATCATCTAA
- a CDS encoding transcription antitermination protein NusB: MIQTISQLKNRRKKVIQILYRLFLLNENIDKIKQELLDGFQLETIDEELVDYIFEILNNTLDYKQLISNLLPELWNWNRLPKIIQSILVNGVFEIKKEITPKAVVINESIELTREYLPSFETSFINGLLDNIE, translated from the coding sequence ATGATTCAAACAATAAGTCAATTAAAAAATAGAAGAAAAAAAGTTATTCAAATTTTATATCGTCTTTTTTTATTAAATGAAAACATTGATAAAATAAAACAAGAATTGCTAGATGGTTTTCAATTAGAAACAATTGATGAAGAACTAGTTGACTATATTTTTGAAATTTTAAATAATACTTTAGATTACAAACAATTAATATCAAACTTACTTCCTGAATTGTGAAATTGAAATAGGTTACCAAAAATAATTCAATCTATTTTAGTAAATGGTGTTTTTGAAATAAAAAAAGAAATTACACCAAAAGCGGTAGTCATTAATGAAAGTATAGAGTTAACAAGAGAATATCTACCAAGTTTTGAAACTTCATTTATTAATGGTTTACTAGACAACATTGAATAG
- the xseA gene encoding exodeoxyribonuclease VII large subunit, with protein MTEMIFKITDFADILKNYVEESNALKNINVKGEIANLTHNKSGHIYFSLKDSQAKIDCAIWKTNASRFIEQNIKEGTEVIAKGSISYYKPTGKLTFTIYDIRVDGIGELAIIYDRRFRELQEQGWFLDEFKKPIPKFPTNIGIVTAATGDAVRDLITTIKRRYSSVNIFLFPSLVQGEEAPKDIAKKIKQANNFTVKIDTLIVGRGGGSYEDLWSFNEMQVLQAIKDSSIPIISGVGHEPDITLTDYVADFRASTPTAAGEKATPDTENVLQALNSKNHEFAKVLNNKIEKLHMEIDNLSYTLKTSIQNKIVSLNNNFKNTSNFFNSLIKNKIIIMNNNFKNDIHNWKTNLNNKLNKNLEQLKNYKEKIDLQNPYLPLSKGYSILKQDDQIIRSKENIIKNKLVTAILNDGEVKLKLEEEN; from the coding sequence ATGACTGAAATGATTTTTAAAATTACAGATTTTGCAGATATATTAAAAAATTATGTTGAAGAATCAAATGCTTTAAAAAATATTAATGTGAAAGGTGAAATTGCAAATTTAACTCATAATAAAAGCGGTCATATTTATTTCTCTCTTAAAGATAGTCAAGCAAAAATTGATTGTGCTATTTGAAAAACTAATGCAAGTAGATTTATAGAACAAAATATTAAAGAAGGAACCGAAGTAATAGCAAAGGGATCAATATCATATTATAAACCTACAGGAAAATTAACTTTTACAATTTATGATATTAGAGTTGATGGAATTGGTGAACTTGCTATTATCTATGATAGACGTTTTAGAGAATTACAAGAGCAAGGGTGATTCTTAGATGAGTTTAAAAAACCTATTCCTAAATTTCCAACAAATATTGGAATTGTAACTGCAGCAACTGGTGATGCAGTTAGAGATTTAATAACAACTATTAAAAGAAGATATTCATCAGTTAATATATTTTTATTTCCGTCATTAGTTCAAGGTGAAGAAGCACCAAAAGATATTGCTAAAAAAATTAAACAAGCTAATAATTTTACAGTAAAAATTGATACTTTAATTGTTGGTCGAGGTGGAGGAAGTTATGAAGATCTTTGATCTTTTAATGAAATGCAAGTTCTTCAAGCTATTAAAGATAGTAGTATACCAATAATAAGTGGTGTGGGTCATGAACCAGATATAACATTAACAGATTATGTAGCTGATTTTAGAGCTTCAACACCAACAGCAGCTGGAGAAAAAGCAACTCCAGATACTGAAAATGTTTTGCAAGCCTTAAATAGTAAGAATCATGAATTTGCAAAAGTTTTAAATAACAAAATAGAGAAGTTACATATGGAAATTGATAATTTATCTTATACATTAAAAACTTCTATTCAAAATAAAATTGTATCTTTAAATAATAATTTTAAAAATACTTCAAACTTCTTTAATTCTTTAATTAAAAATAAAATAATTATTATGAATAATAATTTTAAAAATGATATTCATAATTGAAAAACAAATTTAAATAATAAGTTAAATAAAAACTTAGAGCAATTAAAAAATTACAAGGAAAAAATTGATTTGCAAAATCCTTATTTGCCTTTATCAAAAGGATACTCAATTTTAAAACAAGATGATCAAATAATTAGATCAAAAGAGAATATAATAAAAAATAAATTAGTTACTGCTATCTTAAATGATGGAGAAGTTAAATTAAAATTAGAAGAGGAAAATTAA
- the xseB gene encoding exodeoxyribonuclease VII small subunit has translation MNKKNFNDLLNEIKNISEKLNDSNTSMEESIELFKKGTELIKEAKDQLTNLEGEVKKVLENNEFINF, from the coding sequence ATGAATAAGAAAAATTTTAATGATTTATTAAATGAAATAAAAAATATATCTGAAAAACTAAATGATTCAAATACTTCAATGGAAGAATCAATAGAATTATTTAAAAAAGGAACTGAATTAATTAAAGAAGCAAAAGACCAATTAACAAATCTTGAAGGTGAAGTAAAAAAAGTTTTAGAAAATAACGAATTTATAAATTTTTAA
- a CDS encoding glucosamine-6-phosphate deaminase, with translation MKIFKTKNYEEMSFKALELFLEIINNNQNKERINIAITGGKSPLLFYKELIKNLDKIKNLSKIHFYNFDEVPYKSNLSTGITIEDLEKIFFVPGKIKQENIHRMSLLNWKEHIKQLEIDGDLDLVLLGIRTDGHFCGNLSGVTKFGDRTRIITLKDLEQNTSIPKPNENLFHDEFVTMGPREIMKARNIIMIANGENKAEVIDQIINGPVVEKVPSSLLTLHPHFNLIIDQDANKMAKA, from the coding sequence ATGAAAATTTTTAAAACAAAAAATTACGAAGAGATGTCATTTAAAGCCCTTGAATTATTTTTGGAGATTATTAATAATAATCAAAATAAAGAAAGAATAAATATTGCAATAACAGGAGGAAAATCGCCTTTATTATTTTATAAAGAATTAATTAAAAATTTAGATAAAATAAAAAATTTAAGTAAGATTCACTTTTATAACTTTGATGAAGTACCTTACAAAAGTAATTTATCAACTGGAATAACAATTGAGGATTTAGAAAAAATATTTTTTGTTCCAGGAAAAATAAAACAGGAAAATATTCATAGAATGAGCTTATTAAATTGAAAAGAACATATTAAACAATTAGAAATTGATGGAGATTTAGATTTGGTACTTCTTGGAATTAGAACTGATGGTCACTTTTGTGGAAATTTGTCTGGAGTTACAAAATTTGGAGATAGAACTAGAATAATAACATTAAAAGATTTAGAGCAAAATACTAGTATCCCAAAACCGAACGAGAATTTATTTCATGATGAATTTGTAACAATGGGACCAAGAGAAATAATGAAAGCAAGAAATATTATAATGATAGCTAATGGTGAAAACAAAGCTGAAGTAATTGATCAAATTATTAATGGACCTGTTGTTGAAAAAGTTCCTTCTTCTTTATTAACTTTACATCCCCATTTTAATTTAATTATTGATCAAGATGCAAATAAAATGGCTAAAGCTTAA
- a CDS encoding 1-deoxy-D-xylulose-5-phosphate synthase N-terminal domain-containing protein — translation MKLSQIANFKELYNIKDNENLTELAQDIRDFLIDFVNKNNGHIGSNLGVTELTLSIFSYFDLDKTIVLFDTGHQSHIYKLLIHGVDKFKTIKQFKGLSNFQEMKESDYDWISTGHSSTALAYQFGYSLASNKENIISIIGDAAFFGSYTLPGLMNLRNSSKKTITILNDNNEAIGINSLKIKDIKMYVESLDIKYIKCDNGHDFQKLFKSFDEAKKEEGHVLIHCITKKSLGYNGEKQLFSNHSVESEIKNSYSKLIALELEKKFTQNDYLICPAMLNSSNLANLKNKFKNNVIDVGINEEFSLLTASAIANCKKRTFVSIYSTFFQRVFDQLVHDVFRNDLALTFLIDRGGLNFSGGVSHHGIYDVSLINNFSNAIICQPYSINDVKILLEHAYLNKDKQFFLRYENLEAINDNSNSKFNIGEWQELIFDQENKITLIGYGQVLKDFFNYIKNNNLNINLINARYINPIDKKMLAKHSKNKIYVYEQVIDKNNLLTNIKRQFNNLDIRGFAFNKINIEHGNKDLVLKDLAMDVEGIIHKIVEV, via the coding sequence ATGAAATTATCGCAAATAGCTAACTTTAAAGAACTATATAATATAAAAGATAATGAAAATTTAACAGAATTAGCACAAGATATAAGAGACTTTTTAATTGATTTTGTAAATAAAAATAACGGTCATATTGGAAGCAATCTTGGAGTAACTGAATTAACATTGTCTATTTTTTCATATTTTGATTTAGACAAAACTATAGTTTTATTTGATACAGGTCACCAATCTCACATATATAAACTTTTAATTCACGGTGTAGATAAATTTAAGACAATAAAGCAGTTTAAAGGATTAAGCAATTTTCAAGAAATGAAAGAATCGGATTATGATTGAATAAGTACAGGACATAGCTCAACTGCATTAGCATATCAATTTGGCTATTCTCTTGCGAGTAATAAAGAAAATATAATTTCAATAATAGGAGATGCTGCTTTTTTTGGATCATATACTTTACCAGGTTTAATGAATTTAAGAAACTCATCAAAAAAAACAATAACGATATTAAATGATAATAATGAAGCAATTGGAATTAACTCTTTGAAAATTAAAGATATAAAAATGTATGTTGAATCTTTAGATATTAAATATATTAAATGTGATAATGGTCATGATTTTCAAAAATTATTTAAGTCGTTTGATGAAGCTAAAAAAGAAGAGGGTCATGTTCTTATTCACTGTATTACAAAAAAATCATTGGGTTATAATGGAGAGAAGCAATTATTTTCAAATCATTCAGTGGAAAGTGAAATAAAAAACAGTTATTCTAAATTAATTGCTTTAGAGCTTGAAAAGAAATTTACACAAAATGATTATTTAATTTGTCCTGCAATGTTAAATTCTTCTAATTTGGCTAATTTAAAAAACAAGTTTAAGAATAATGTAATTGATGTTGGAATAAATGAAGAATTTAGTTTATTAACAGCAAGTGCTATTGCAAATTGCAAGAAAAGAACTTTTGTTTCAATATATTCGACATTTTTTCAAAGAGTTTTTGATCAATTAGTGCATGATGTATTTAGAAATGATTTAGCGCTTACTTTTCTTATTGATAGGGGAGGTTTAAATTTTAGTGGGGGAGTTAGTCATCATGGAATTTATGATGTTTCGCTTATAAATAACTTTTCAAACGCTATTATTTGTCAACCTTACAGTATAAATGATGTAAAAATTTTACTTGAACATGCTTATTTAAATAAAGATAAACAATTTTTTTTAAGATATGAAAATTTAGAAGCTATAAATGATAATTCAAACTCAAAATTTAATATTGGAGAATGACAAGAATTAATTTTTGATCAAGAAAATAAAATAACATTAATAGGTTATGGGCAAGTTTTAAAAGATTTTTTTAATTACATTAAAAATAATAATTTAAATATAAATTTAATTAATGCAAGATATATAAATCCTATTGATAAAAAAATGTTAGCAAAACATTCAAAAAATAAAATTTATGTATATGAACAAGTTATTGATAAGAATAATTTATTAACAAATATTAAAAGACAATTTAATAATTTAGATATTAGAGGTTTTGCTTTTAATAAAATAAATATTGAACACGGTAATAAAGATTTAGTTTTAAAAGATTTAGCAATGGATGTTGAAGGTATTATACATAAGATAGTTGAGGTGTAG
- a CDS encoding TlyA family RNA methyltransferase, with product MKQRLDQILLKKELAENRNKARGLIIDGKVLVNNEKITKPGTLFDQEKINIKLLNQENEFVSRAGKKLFKAINFWKINLEDKVCLDIGSSTGGFTDCCLQHGAQFVYAVDVGTNQLDWKIRNNIKVKSMEKTNFRNVTKDFFDKEINFFCCDVSFISVEKILTPLKEIVSDNVLGIILIKPQFESDKEDVKNGKINSKEGHIKSINRVTSYCNQNSFSVIDINWSPILGNKKKNIEYLCLIKKTSQIKNQFDQNEIPNLVNNCWKFFENNYEE from the coding sequence ATGAAACAAAGACTTGATCAAATATTGTTGAAAAAAGAATTAGCAGAAAATAGAAATAAAGCAAGAGGTCTTATAATAGATGGAAAAGTTTTAGTTAATAATGAAAAAATTACTAAACCTGGAACATTGTTTGATCAAGAAAAAATAAATATAAAATTATTGAATCAAGAAAATGAATTTGTAAGTAGAGCTGGAAAAAAATTATTCAAAGCTATCAATTTTTGAAAAATAAATTTAGAAGATAAAGTTTGTTTAGATATTGGTTCTTCAACTGGAGGTTTTACTGACTGTTGTTTGCAACATGGTGCACAATTTGTTTATGCAGTTGATGTTGGAACAAATCAACTTGATTGAAAAATAAGAAATAATATTAAAGTTAAGTCGATGGAAAAAACAAATTTTAGAAATGTTACTAAAGATTTTTTTGATAAAGAAATAAATTTTTTTTGCTGTGATGTAAGTTTCATTTCAGTCGAAAAAATATTAACTCCTTTAAAAGAAATTGTAAGTGATAATGTTTTGGGAATAATTTTAATTAAACCACAATTTGAATCTGATAAAGAAGATGTTAAAAATGGAAAAATAAATTCTAAAGAAGGACATATAAAATCTATAAATAGAGTTACTAGTTATTGTAATCAAAATAGTTTCTCTGTAATTGATATTAATTGATCTCCAATTCTTGGAAACAAGAAAAAAAATATTGAATATCTTTGCCTTATAAAAAAAACAAGTCAAATTAAAAATCAATTTGATCAAAATGAAATTCCAAATCTTGTAAATAATTGTTGAAAGTTTTTTGAAAATAATTATGAAGAGTAA
- a CDS encoding Y-family DNA polymerase, with translation MKSKKVIFLLDMDAFFASCHMAEDPTLRNKNLVVASPNRRAIVTTASYNARKFGIKAGTPVFQAKELCPNLYIANSDFSLYIKYSEQVFDIIYNNFTKEFEVASIDECYIDMTKVWKKYGSVKKTAQALIDMIYNQTGLSASIGISTNKFLAKTCVEFNKPKGISILLEEEIEKILWPMEIKKMFMIGPATEKILNENNIYKIRDLALTDVNKIIELLGKRGLTLWYWANGKGDDQISRQASEFKSIGNELTLNFTTTNYEEIEEIIYEVSLKVADRAKKRYLQGTTVTIVARYLDDIKPEIYSNKERKKHLTKQESFQTPTNDPEIIYSISKQCFYELWQGQPILLLGVRLSNLSNQIEQTKQLSIDEIDLNEGINYNEIEQIIYNLNLKFGKDKIFTGDKLVKYMDKNIVQSKFLKNDDVHISNEQIVNKWKNK, from the coding sequence ATGAAGAGTAAAAAAGTTATTTTTCTTTTAGACATGGATGCTTTTTTTGCAAGTTGCCATATGGCAGAAGATCCAACTCTAAGAAATAAAAATCTTGTAGTGGCTTCTCCAAATAGAAGAGCTATAGTTACAACAGCTAGTTATAATGCAAGAAAATTTGGAATTAAAGCTGGAACTCCAGTTTTTCAAGCAAAGGAATTATGTCCTAATCTTTATATTGCAAATTCAGATTTTAGTTTATATATAAAATATTCAGAGCAAGTATTTGATATTATTTATAATAATTTTACAAAAGAATTTGAAGTAGCTTCAATTGATGAATGCTATATTGACATGACAAAAGTTTGAAAAAAATATGGTTCTGTTAAAAAAACTGCGCAAGCTTTAATTGATATGATTTATAATCAAACAGGTCTTTCAGCATCAATTGGAATAAGCACAAATAAATTTTTGGCAAAAACTTGTGTTGAATTTAATAAACCAAAAGGCATTTCAATTTTATTAGAAGAAGAAATTGAAAAAATTCTCTGACCAATGGAAATTAAAAAAATGTTTATGATTGGTCCAGCAACAGAAAAAATCTTAAATGAAAATAATATTTATAAAATAAGAGATTTAGCTTTAACAGATGTAAATAAAATTATAGAGTTACTTGGAAAAAGGGGACTTACACTTTGGTATTGAGCAAATGGTAAAGGTGATGATCAAATATCGCGTCAAGCAAGTGAATTTAAATCAATTGGTAATGAACTTACTTTAAATTTTACAACAACAAATTATGAAGAAATTGAAGAAATAATTTATGAAGTAAGTTTAAAAGTTGCAGATAGAGCAAAAAAAAGATATTTGCAAGGAACTACAGTAACTATTGTGGCAAGGTATTTAGATGATATTAAACCAGAAATTTATAGTAATAAAGAAAGAAAAAAACATTTAACAAAACAAGAATCTTTTCAAACTCCAACAAATGATCCAGAAATAATTTATTCAATTTCAAAACAGTGTTTTTATGAATTATGACAAGGCCAACCTATTCTTTTATTAGGAGTTAGATTAAGTAACTTAAGCAATCAAATAGAACAAACAAAACAACTTTCAATTGATGAAATAGATTTAAATGAAGGAATAAATTATAATGAAATTGAACAAATAATTTATAACTTAAATTTGAAATTTGGAAAAGATAAAATTTTTACAGGAGATAAGTTAGTTAAATATATGGACAAAAATATTGTCCAGTCGAAATTTCTGAAAAATGATGATGTTCATATTTCAAATGAACAAATAGTTAATAAGTGAAAAAATAAATAG
- a CDS encoding SprT-like domain-containing protein: MKYRIDDLILELHSIHKQLNTFLFSSTLSEVKISIETSKRRNRLTLGHFDTSKDWSDKLNQITIWTLALNGDYLNIIAVLVHEMVHQYNYEHDIKDVENNQRHNKQFKKVAESIAKLNIIKTKSRLGFAFTTPSTELVEFIEKKLDFNKDIFRKMIHKDAIEYRPRGYNKSSRYICNICNTVINNSREKPLKIMCMDCNNMFEKIK, encoded by the coding sequence ATGAAATATAGAATTGATGATTTAATACTTGAATTGCATTCAATACACAAGCAATTAAATACTTTTTTATTTTCAAGTACCCTTTCGGAAGTTAAAATTTCAATTGAAACAAGTAAACGAAGAAACAGATTAACTTTGGGACACTTTGATACATCAAAAGATTGATCAGATAAACTAAATCAAATAACTATATGAACATTAGCTTTAAATGGAGATTATCTTAATATAATTGCAGTCCTGGTTCATGAAATGGTACATCAATATAACTATGAACATGATATTAAAGATGTTGAGAATAATCAAAGGCATAATAAGCAATTTAAAAAAGTAGCAGAAAGTATTGCCAAATTAAATATTATTAAAACCAAATCTAGACTAGGTTTTGCTTTTACAACTCCTTCAACAGAACTTGTAGAGTTCATTGAAAAAAAACTTGATTTTAACAAAGATATTTTTAGAAAAATGATTCACAAAGATGCAATAGAATATAGACCTAGAGGTTATAATAAGAGTAGTAGATATATTTGCAATATCTGTAATACAGTTATAAACAATTCAAGAGAAAAACCATTAAAAATAATGTGTATGGATTGTAATAATATGTTCGAAAAAATAAAATAG
- a CDS encoding polysaccharide deacetylase family protein, which yields MKKKVNLINILIVFILVFCLVFNFSTPKHNYEVNKINTSEKVVMLTFDDGPSVTDDVEIMNILDKYNAKATFFGTGINYEKYFTDQGQTKAVVDRMIKDGHSLGNHSYNHNKYQFKTKKAYEKEFYRTSELIVKIYAENGIEKSIADIPVRMPYLQYYRGMGYLQEKLQIDYFIRGYLGCDYKEQSCGKEKILKQYKSHLSKGKILVCHTRAYAKEWLPDLLEFLKENDYKTVNFNNEQNWGYQKYGGLIF from the coding sequence ATGAAAAAGAAAGTTAATTTAATTAATATATTAATTGTTTTTATTCTAGTTTTTTGTTTAGTATTTAATTTTTCAACACCAAAACATAACTATGAAGTGAACAAAATCAATACAAGTGAAAAGGTAGTCATGTTAACTTTTGATGATGGTCCCTCTGTTACTGATGATGTTGAAATTATGAATATATTAGACAAATATAATGCTAAAGCAACATTTTTTGGTACAGGAATTAATTATGAAAAGTACTTTACTGATCAAGGACAAACAAAAGCAGTTGTTGATAGAATGATAAAAGATGGTCATTCATTAGGAAATCACTCATATAATCACAATAAGTATCAATTTAAAACAAAAAAAGCTTATGAAAAAGAATTTTATAGAACAAGTGAACTTATAGTTAAAATATATGCTGAAAATGGTATAGAAAAAAGTATTGCTGATATTCCAGTAAGAATGCCTTATCTTCAATATTATAGAGGAATGGGTTATTTACAAGAAAAATTACAAATTGACTATTTCATAAGAGGTTATTTAGGTTGCGATTATAAGGAACAAAGTTGTGGAAAAGAAAAAATTTTAAAACAATATAAATCTCATTTAAGTAAAGGTAAAATTTTAGTTTGTCATACAAGAGCATATGCAAAAGAATGATTACCTGACTTACTTGAGTTTTTAAAAGAAAATGATTATAAAACAGTAAACTTTAATAATGAACAAAATTGAGGATATCAAAAATATGGAGGGTTAATATTCTAA
- a CDS encoding SDR family NAD(P)-dependent oxidoreductase: MWSFEETSSQEMQNYINDNLLGTLNVIKCVLPFMRKQKWGHIYVTSSGWGYATIPFNSLYAACKFALDGFAESISYELQPLGITISSIKPGGFRTNFLKENSLVTGESIIEDYADKRNEWVNTVKSWNGFQDGDPEKYAQLLTDLSQIEKIPMHIFVGRDSYEMARNKIKLVEKDLDILETAATNLHYK, encoded by the coding sequence ATGTGAAGTTTTGAAGAAACAAGTTCACAAGAAATGCAAAATTATATAAATGATAACTTACTTGGAACTTTAAATGTAATAAAATGTGTTCTTCCTTTTATGAGAAAACAAAAATGAGGTCATATCTATGTAACTTCTTCAGGATGAGGTTATGCAACAATTCCTTTTAACAGCTTATATGCAGCATGTAAATTTGCATTAGATGGTTTTGCAGAAAGTATTAGCTATGAATTGCAACCTTTAGGAATTACTATTTCAAGTATAAAACCTGGGGGATTTAGAACAAATTTCTTAAAAGAGAATTCTTTAGTAACAGGTGAATCAATTATTGAAGATTATGCAGATAAAAGAAATGAATGAGTCAATACAGTTAAATCATGAAATGGTTTTCAAGATGGAGATCCAGAAAAATATGCTCAATTATTAACTGATTTATCACAAATTGAGAAAATTCCAATGCACATTTTTGTAGGAAGAGATTCTTATGAAATGGCAAGAAATAAAATTAAGTTAGTGGAAAAAGATTTAGATATTCTTGAAACTGCTGCTACTAATTTACATTACAAATAG
- a CDS encoding SDR family NAD(P)-dependent oxidoreductase, with product MKNKIWMVTGASQGLGLAVTKKLLSKNFKVIATTRNKEKLESLFENNKNLLIVNMNINDQKSITKAIEEGIKKFNSIDILLNNAGYDICEVLKKQVHKKCKII from the coding sequence ATGAAAAATAAGATTTGAATGGTAACTGGAGCAAGTCAAGGACTTGGTTTAGCAGTTACAAAAAAATTATTATCAAAAAATTTTAAAGTAATAGCAACTACTAGAAATAAAGAAAAGTTAGAATCATTATTTGAAAATAATAAAAATTTATTAATAGTAAATATGAATATTAATGATCAAAAAAGTATTACTAAAGCTATTGAAGAGGGGATTAAAAAGTTTAATTCAATAGATATTTTATTAAACAATGCTGGTTATGATATATGTGAAGTTTTGAAGAAACAAGTTCACAAGAAATGCAAAATTATATAA
- a CDS encoding MerR family transcriptional regulator — MKKLGIKELTKIFNVTEQTFRFYDSKELFPFMKRELNNYRYANFEDLQWFKMVFILRDAGMEIKKIKEYLNLCLQGDGTVTERFNIIVAQKNILLEKINNLKEQLDLLNLKELHYKKIIETGIEDEWNPINFNKLIDNN; from the coding sequence ATGAAAAAACTTGGAATTAAGGAACTAACAAAAATATTTAATGTAACTGAACAGACTTTTAGATTTTATGATTCAAAAGAACTATTTCCATTTATGAAAAGAGAATTAAACAACTATAGATATGCTAATTTTGAGGATTTACAATGATTTAAAATGGTTTTTATATTAAGAGATGCTGGAATGGAAATAAAAAAAATAAAAGAATATTTAAATTTATGTTTACAAGGAGATGGAACTGTAACAGAACGATTTAATATTATTGTTGCACAAAAAAATATTTTATTAGAAAAAATTAACAATCTTAAAGAACAATTAGATTTACTTAATTTAAAAGAATTGCATTATAAAAAAATAATAGAAACAGGTATTGAAGATGAATGAAATCCAATTAACTTTAATAAATTAATAGATAATAACTAA